In the genome of Montipora foliosa isolate CH-2021 chromosome 3, ASM3666993v2, whole genome shotgun sequence, one region contains:
- the LOC137997706 gene encoding uncharacterized protein, with translation MAVGHVCARPSIFIIIFIILFLSSLLDRTSKNITFDSNRCTFFRRISSRCQQLRSPICKWSKRGQTTMAMPDVRGFFEVNLILLSGDIHPQPGPSTRGEAGSNETTNQGNKSTRNQATKNRKHLMSVAHLNVRSVASRENFHLLKDMIINNKYDIFTISESWLDSTICDADIRIPGYTTFRQDRGLHKRGGGLLVYVKNIYKASVIEKWSSMSESNFQQLWMNVQYKKFKSFLLCTVYRPPDAPIDFLEDLSKTFADSLLRGLNVLILGDLNCNVLGTTDPGGRALINFCSTFGLTQLVKTATRVTENSESLIDVALTTNENIIYACDVIQSAISDHSLVSLTLKFKTLRPRNTFVTTRTYKNYDRNGFIDDLANVPFHIANIFDDPDDQVNAFNCLFLQVLDEHAPIKRIRINSRPNPFITPEIKGLMNTRDMWHKKAMKTNDKLHWNAYRFFRQEVKREIKLAEKEHVRSEILKSNGNSNSIWKILNRCLPKKNAPLAAVENPLLLANELNEFYANVGKVTALKATNLAKEHNLNIRGTEGIHPCESIHSSGQNNTTLFTFRSITTGDVQRIIRSLPSNKAPGCDKTNC, from the exons ATGGCGGTCGGTCACGTTTGCGCCCGTCCCTCGATTTTTATcattatctttattatcctaTTTCTTTCGTCGCTTCTCGACAGGACCAGCAAAAATATCACCTTTGATTCAAATCGCTGTACTTTCTTTCGACGAATTTCGTCGCGGTGTCAACAGCTAAGGTCTCCCATTTGCAAATGGTCTAAACGTGGCCAAACGACCATGGCGATGCCTGACGTTCGAGGCTTCTTTGAGGTTAATCTTATTCTCCTGTCTGGAGACATTCACCCGCAACCTGGGCCCTCCACACGAGGAGAAGCTGGCAGCAACGAAACTACAAATCAAGGCAATAAATCGACCAGAAATCAAGCAACGAAGAATCGAAAACATCTCATGTCCGTCGCCCATCTTAATGTACGCTCTGTTGCGTCTCGGGAAAATTTCCACCTTCTTAAAGACATGATTATCAATAACAAGTACGACATTTTTACAATTTCTGAGTCGTGGTTGGACTCTACAATATGTGACGCGGATATTCGCATTCCAGGATATACGACTTTCAGGCAAGATCGAGGGCTACACAAGAGAGGTGGCGGATTACTTGTTTACgtaaaaaacatttataagGCCTCGGTGATTGAAAAATGGTCCTCAATGTCTGAATCCAATTTTCAACAGCTTTGGATGAATGTACAGTATAAGAAATTTAAATCTTTTCTTCTCTGCACAGTTTACAGACCACCGGATGCCCCAATAGATTTCTTAGAAGACTTAAGCAAGACGTTTGCTGACTCTTTGCTACGTGGCTTAAATGTGCTAATCCTTGGAGATCTTAACTGTAATGTTCTTGGAACAACTGATCCTGGGGGTCGCGCGTTGATCAACTTTTGCTCGACGTTTGGCCTAACACAACTCGTTAAGACCGCAACAAGAGTAACCGAAAATTCTGAATCACTCATCGATGTTGCTCTGACTACGAACGAAAATATTATCTACGCTTGCGATGTGATACAGTCTGCAATTAGCGATCATAGTTTGGTGAGCTTAACACTCAAGTTTAAGACACTAAGGCCACGGAACACATTTGTAACCACGAGAACATATAAAAACTACGATCGCAATGGCTTTATTGATGATTTGGCAAATGTTCCCTTCCATATAGCTAATATTTTTGATGATCCTGACGATCAAGTAAACGCCTTTAACTGCCTTTTTCTTCAGGTCTTGGACGAGCACGCCCCAATCAAACGAATCAGGATAAATTCAAGGCCTAATCCATTCATTACACCAGAGATCAAAGGACTAATGAACACGCGTGATATGTGGCATAAAAAGGCGATGAAAACCAACGACAAATTACACTGGAATGCTTATCGCTTTTTTCGTCAGGAAGTCAAACGGGAAATCAAGCTTGCTGAAAAAGAACATGTTCGTTCTGAAATTTTAAAATCGAATGGAAACTCCAACTCGATCTGGAAAATTCTTAACCGTTGTCTTCCAAAGAAAAACGCTCCATTAGCCGCTGTTGAAAATCCACTCCTTCTGGCAAATGAACTCAATGAATTTTATGCTAATGTGGGAAAAGTGACAGCTTTGAAAGCCACGAATCTTGCTAAAGAACACAATCTCAACATTCGAGGCACTGAGGGAATTCATCCGTGTGAATCCATTCACAGCTCTGGTCAAAATAATACTACCTTGTTTACGTTTCGTTCCATCACTACGGGCGATGTGCAGAGGATTATTAGGAGTTTACCGTCTAACAAAGCTCCCGGTTGCGATAAA ACGAACTGCTAA